A window from Mycobacterium saskatchewanense encodes these proteins:
- the atzF gene encoding allophanate hydrolase, translating to MSAVDRVRAAYAAIEAVDRPEIWVFLRPMADALAEAAAVDDSVANGEDRPLAGLVAAVKNNVDVAGLATTAGCPAFATAPAAADAPVVARLRDAGAVVLGATNLDQFATGLVGTRSPHGAVRDARRPEYISGGSSSGSAVAVALGLADVAVGTDTAGSGRVPAALQGVVGIKPTPGLVPIDGVVPACRSYDCVTVLARDIDTADVAMGVMAGGARPFPPDAPLAVPSRATVAVPRELPGLSGSWRSAFRDACDRLAKRGVALREIDLAPFLDAARLLYDGGLVAERHEAVGAFVDAHPAEVDPTVGAIVSAAGTVRATDLLADRVRLAELTASALAELGGCDALLVPTTTHHPTIAQVAADPVAVNSALGVYTNFCNLMDLCAVAVPAGTADGSQFGVTVVARSGADAVALDLARLAVVPTPPVARPGAVSLPQKEPQQAPAPWPVRAGFAATQLFVVGAHLRDQPLAHQLTGRGARWVGPAATAPLYRLARLDTAPAKPGLVRVGARAGVPIRGELWLVGTAMLGEFLAALPAPMALGPITLANGDEVVGFGCALDAWQEGEDISQYGDWPTYLRAVQSAAEATSA from the coding sequence ATGAGCGCCGTCGACCGGGTGCGCGCGGCGTACGCGGCCATCGAGGCCGTCGACCGCCCGGAGATCTGGGTCTTCCTGCGGCCCATGGCAGACGCGCTGGCCGAGGCGGCGGCCGTCGACGACTCCGTCGCGAACGGCGAGGACCGGCCGCTTGCCGGACTCGTCGCCGCCGTCAAGAACAACGTCGACGTTGCCGGGCTGGCGACCACCGCAGGATGTCCCGCTTTCGCGACCGCACCGGCGGCCGCCGACGCCCCCGTGGTGGCGCGGTTACGCGACGCGGGCGCTGTCGTCCTGGGCGCGACCAACCTCGACCAGTTCGCGACCGGTCTGGTCGGCACGCGCAGCCCGCACGGAGCGGTGCGGGATGCCCGTCGCCCCGAGTACATCTCGGGCGGCTCGAGCTCCGGTTCGGCGGTCGCTGTCGCCCTCGGGCTAGCCGATGTCGCGGTTGGCACCGATACCGCGGGATCCGGCCGGGTGCCCGCGGCGCTGCAGGGTGTCGTGGGCATCAAACCCACGCCCGGCCTGGTGCCGATCGACGGTGTCGTTCCCGCGTGCCGCTCCTACGACTGCGTGACGGTGCTGGCGCGCGACATCGACACGGCCGACGTCGCGATGGGGGTAATGGCCGGTGGCGCCCGCCCATTTCCGCCCGACGCGCCGCTGGCCGTGCCGTCGAGGGCCACCGTGGCGGTCCCGCGGGAGCTGCCGGGATTGTCCGGATCGTGGCGGTCGGCGTTCCGCGATGCCTGCGACCGCCTCGCGAAACGCGGTGTAGCGCTGCGGGAAATCGACCTAGCCCCCTTCCTTGATGCGGCTCGGTTGCTCTACGACGGCGGCCTGGTGGCCGAAAGGCACGAAGCCGTAGGGGCTTTCGTCGACGCCCACCCGGCCGAGGTGGATCCGACGGTCGGGGCGATCGTGTCGGCCGCGGGGACGGTGCGCGCCACCGACCTGCTCGCCGACCGCGTCCGGCTCGCCGAGCTCACCGCGTCCGCGCTCGCCGAATTGGGCGGCTGTGACGCGTTGCTGGTTCCCACCACGACACACCACCCGACGATCGCGCAGGTCGCCGCCGACCCCGTGGCCGTCAACTCCGCGCTCGGCGTCTACACCAACTTCTGCAATTTGATGGATCTCTGCGCGGTCGCGGTGCCGGCGGGCACGGCCGACGGTTCCCAATTCGGCGTCACTGTGGTGGCCAGGTCGGGGGCCGACGCGGTCGCACTGGACCTGGCGCGCCTAGCCGTCGTCCCGACGCCGCCGGTGGCCCGGCCCGGCGCGGTCTCACTGCCGCAGAAGGAACCTCAACAGGCCCCCGCCCCATGGCCGGTACGAGCCGGCTTTGCCGCGACCCAACTTTTCGTCGTCGGTGCGCATCTGCGCGACCAGCCCCTGGCGCATCAACTCACCGGTCGCGGGGCCCGCTGGGTGGGGCCCGCCGCCACCGCGCCGCTCTACCGCCTCGCTCGCCTCGACACTGCGCCGGCCAAGCCGGGGCTGGTCCGGGTCGGCGCCCGGGCCGGCGTGCCGATCCGAGGCGAACTGTGGCTCGTCGGCACGGCCATGTTGGGCGAATTCCTCGCGGCCCTGCCCGCGCCGATGGCGCTGGGGCCCATCACCCTGGCAAACGGGGATGAGGTGGTCGGCTTCGGCTGCGCCCTCGACGCTTGGCAGGAAGGCGAGGACATCTCCCAGTACGGGGACTGGCCGACCTATCTGCGGGCAGTGCAGTCCGCCGCGGAGGCGACATCGGCCTGA